One Rosa chinensis cultivar Old Blush chromosome 5, RchiOBHm-V2, whole genome shotgun sequence genomic region harbors:
- the LOC112203255 gene encoding uncharacterized protein LOC112203255, which translates to MIYCEDQVRFLKGCALRDIEDFVQLRLMCLGISYSHPVISPSRISSLLFFFIPQLLKSGSRFSRNIGKVEAWNLIGCDLFAVGQIEGECERMLNLYYVKFYTRSDLALCV; encoded by the exons ATGATATATTGTGAAGATCAAGTAAGGTTTCTCAAGGGGTGTGCACTAAGAGAT ATTGAAGACTTTGTGCAACTCCGTTTAATGTGTTTGGGAATTTCATATTCTCACCCAGTCATATCACCCTCCAGGATATCATCACTCCTCTTCTTTTTTATACCGCAGCTCCTTAAAAG CGGCTCCAGATTTTCAAGGAATATTGGAAAGGTGGAAGCCTGGAATCTCATTGGATGTGACCTCTTTGCTGTAGGCCAAATTGAG GGGGAATGTGAAAGAATGCTAAATCTCTATTATGTGAAGTTTTATACACGATCTGATCTTGCTCTTTGTGTATAA
- the LOC121049164 gene encoding pre-mRNA-processing factor 39-like: MAFRLFEQGLAYVGTDYLSFPLWDRYIDYEFMQQAWGQLVVIYSRILENSYQQLDRYLNSFKELAGSQPLSELRTAEEAAAAATSEDGVQANGVSLKSEIEAENISTELFHLVKFTMKSLSSRLWRAPVDSLTPTIVDMLSEKAKLLLASSLSPQSVLQDLVGFNISVNVVRELVLLM; encoded by the exons atggcTTTCAGGCTTTTTGAGCAAGGATTGGCGTATGTTGGAACAGATTACTTGTCCTTTCCTCTTTGGGACAGGTACattgattatgaatttatgcAGCAAGCATGGGGCCAGCTTGTTGTGATCTACTCACGAATATTAGAGAATTCGTACCAACAACTGGATCGATATTTAAACAG TTTTAAGGAGTTAGCTGGAAGTCAGCCTCTCTCAGAATTGAGAACTGCTGAagaagctgctgctgctgccacTTCAGAGGATGGTGTACAAGCAAACGGGGTCAGTTTGAAATCGGAAATTGAAGCAGAAAATATATCTACAGAACTATTTCATTTAGTGAAGTTCACAATGAAATCGTTGAGCTCAAG GTTATGGAGAGCACCTGTGGATTCACTTACTCCTACAATAGTAGACATGCTTAGTGAAAAAGCTAAA CTTTTGCTGGCATCCTCATTATCACCACAAAGTGTTCTTCAAGACTTGGTTGGTTTCAACATTTCAGTAAATGTTGTTAGAGAACTAGTTCTGTTGATGTAA